One window of Mucilaginibacter inviolabilis genomic DNA carries:
- a CDS encoding S8 family serine peptidase: MAALYKATSAGQPLNRDNTLKYYLVKFKEPDKADVKKLRPVKRVSYNFYVVATTADISTDANIQEATPANSLWKATDNLVQLLQKHPSAKQSVDLSIASHSDSVMNDLKKYGEITAQTSNSVTLNISLQRLTDLLQQPYVTFANITRKAHAELVINDIDLGINQISAVADNFPGIDGRGINIAIKEERYDNDLDLLGRTFTSFPAAAITSGHATIMATLIGGNGNSFIRGLGSAPKVRFTSSDFARLLPDSTAIFKAFDIGVENHSYGTGIEDYYGVEAVAYDQQVMANDSIIHVFSSGNIGTTAPTTGLYNGIPNVANLSGTFKQAKNVLVIGGTDQTGVPADLSSAGPAYDGRVKPELVSNGEDGTSGAAALVSGTVVLLQQAYKKQFGQLPSAALVKSILINSADDIGLPNVDHKTGYGQLNALEALRTITDNRFKKGAVSNQQQTDYTINVPAGSSLFKVSLAWNDLPAALNAPKALINDLDLSVTTPDGQNLLPWSLSSYPSTDSLTKPAVRRRDTLNNTEQVTLQNPVAGNYIIHVKGSKIASGTQTFYIAHGATAANRFEWIYPSGQNHLFAAGENYLRWQSSLSATSGQLSVSYDHGATWKAISSVTLKNRYYDWTAPDVFTTAMLKMDIGSQSFISKEFVLSQPLSLQVGYNCTDGTLLHWKAQPGSKGYVIYTIKDNLLQKLTAVTDTTIIIPAAQQTSSYFAISAQGDGFEGLKSLTINVNNQGVGCYVKTLLANVVDNAIVLNLQIGSVVNLKSITWQKQTGANAYANLGTTVVGTALAYQFTDANPKNGIQYYRVELQTNDGKIIYSDLASATFLQASQFTLYPNPVSTQLNILSGDINNTYDFKLYDAVGYIRLERTITQLQNTFQINLSPGVYIYVIMLKGKILTRGKLIKV, from the coding sequence ATGGCTGCGCTTTACAAAGCAACATCCGCTGGCCAGCCATTGAACAGGGATAACACGCTTAAATATTACCTGGTTAAATTTAAAGAGCCAGATAAAGCCGACGTTAAAAAACTTCGCCCGGTAAAACGGGTATCGTACAATTTTTATGTGGTAGCTACCACTGCCGATATATCAACCGATGCCAATATACAGGAGGCCACACCAGCAAACTCCTTGTGGAAAGCCACAGATAATTTAGTGCAGCTTTTACAAAAGCACCCCTCTGCCAAACAATCGGTCGACTTGTCAATTGCTTCCCATAGCGATTCGGTGATGAATGACCTCAAAAAGTATGGTGAAATAACCGCTCAAACTTCAAACTCGGTTACCCTGAATATTTCATTACAACGCCTTACCGATTTATTGCAGCAACCTTATGTTACCTTTGCCAATATAACCCGGAAAGCACATGCCGAGCTGGTAATTAATGATATTGATCTGGGTATTAACCAGATTTCGGCGGTTGCCGATAATTTTCCAGGCATCGACGGTCGCGGTATCAACATAGCCATTAAAGAAGAACGTTATGATAATGACCTCGACCTGCTGGGGCGTACCTTCACCTCGTTTCCTGCGGCCGCTATTACTTCGGGACATGCCACTATTATGGCTACTCTGATAGGCGGCAATGGTAATTCATTTATCAGGGGATTGGGTAGTGCACCAAAAGTACGGTTCACTTCGTCGGATTTTGCCCGTTTACTACCCGATAGCACCGCCATCTTTAAAGCATTTGATATTGGTGTTGAAAATCACTCCTACGGTACCGGCATCGAAGACTATTATGGGGTTGAAGCAGTAGCTTATGATCAGCAGGTGATGGCGAACGATTCTATTATCCATGTATTCTCGTCGGGTAATATTGGCACTACAGCACCCACAACAGGTTTATATAATGGTATTCCGAATGTAGCTAACCTGTCGGGAACTTTTAAACAGGCCAAAAATGTATTGGTTATTGGTGGTACCGACCAAACCGGCGTACCGGCAGATCTGAGTTCGGCTGGGCCGGCTTATGATGGCCGGGTGAAACCCGAGCTGGTATCCAACGGCGAAGACGGCACCTCCGGCGCTGCGGCCCTGGTTTCGGGAACAGTGGTACTGCTGCAGCAAGCCTATAAAAAGCAATTTGGTCAGTTACCTTCGGCCGCGTTAGTCAAAAGTATACTCATCAATTCAGCAGATGATATCGGCTTACCCAATGTGGATCATAAAACAGGTTACGGCCAATTAAATGCATTAGAAGCTTTACGGACAATTACCGATAATCGCTTTAAAAAAGGAGCCGTAAGTAACCAGCAGCAAACCGACTATACCATCAACGTTCCGGCGGGCAGCAGCCTGTTTAAAGTATCATTGGCCTGGAACGATCTTCCTGCGGCATTAAATGCTCCTAAAGCGCTTATAAATGACCTGGACCTGTCTGTTACCACACCCGATGGTCAAAACCTCCTGCCGTGGAGCTTGAGCTCTTATCCATCCACAGATTCTTTAACAAAACCTGCTGTACGTCGTAGAGATACTTTGAATAACACAGAGCAGGTTACTTTGCAAAATCCGGTAGCGGGTAATTATATCATTCATGTAAAAGGAAGTAAAATAGCCTCCGGAACCCAAACTTTTTATATAGCACATGGAGCTACAGCGGCCAATCGTTTTGAATGGATCTATCCATCGGGACAGAACCATCTTTTCGCGGCTGGTGAAAACTACCTGCGCTGGCAAAGTTCGCTCAGCGCCACATCGGGACAGCTGAGTGTAAGCTATGACCACGGCGCCACCTGGAAAGCTATCAGCAGCGTTACCCTGAAAAACAGGTATTACGACTGGACCGCCCCCGATGTTTTTACTACTGCCATGCTTAAAATGGATATTGGCAGCCAGTCATTCATCAGTAAGGAGTTTGTGCTTTCACAACCCCTTAGTTTACAGGTTGGATACAATTGTACCGATGGTACACTGCTGCACTGGAAAGCGCAGCCGGGAAGCAAGGGTTACGTTATTTATACCATTAAAGATAATTTATTACAAAAACTAACCGCGGTTACCGATACCACCATTATAATACCTGCAGCACAACAAACCTCTTCTTATTTTGCGATAAGCGCACAAGGCGATGGATTTGAAGGATTAAAAAGCCTTACCATTAATGTTAATAACCAGGGAGTAGGCTGTTACGTTAAAACCCTGCTGGCTAATGTGGTGGACAATGCTATTGTGCTTAACCTGCAGATAGGTAGTGTGGTCAATCTCAAATCCATCACCTGGCAAAAACAAACCGGGGCCAATGCTTACGCTAACCTGGGTACAACTGTAGTAGGTACAGCTTTGGCTTACCAGTTTACTGATGCCAATCCTAAAAATGGTATTCAATATTACCGGGTCGAACTTCAGACTAACGATGGTAAGATCATTTACTCCGATCTGGCCAGCGCCACGTTTTTACAGGCCAGTCAGTTTACACTTTATCCAAACCCGGTAAGTACCCAGCTTAATATATTAAGCGGCGATATCAACAATACGTATGATTTTAAGCTGTATGACGCAGTTGGATATATACGCCTGGAGCGAACCATTACCCAGCTGCAAAATACATTTCAAATAAACCTTAGTCCGGGGGTATATATTTATGTGATCATGCTCAAAGGAAAAATACTTACACGGGGCAAGCTGATTAAGGTATAA
- a CDS encoding M57 family metalloprotease, translating into MKKQLLLKMGLCIICASSLLTACTKNNQGADKKADQTSQIAADASKKIAALGFSTDNVRKIGDNYLVEDDILLTPENLNEAAVAGPIVRIAETEQYQTHNLVKNLPRTVTVSVSNLPTVYATATAAAVARYNALNLTLKFQVVSSGGNIVITGFNQGPSGGYITLGYSGFPTAAGNPYNAIGMNTNAQAYGTNPNVGYLTSVIQHEMGHCIGMRHTDYFNRAFSCGGTAVNEGNTYNSSDPQNYPGAVLIPGTPSAADAGSWMLACSSGTDRTFNANDKIALNYLY; encoded by the coding sequence ATGAAAAAACAACTCTTGCTAAAAATGGGGTTATGCATTATATGTGCATCTTCATTACTAACCGCCTGTACCAAAAACAATCAAGGTGCAGACAAAAAGGCCGATCAAACTTCACAAATTGCGGCTGATGCTTCAAAAAAAATTGCAGCGCTTGGTTTCAGTACAGATAATGTACGTAAAATAGGCGACAATTACCTGGTAGAAGACGATATCTTGCTTACTCCGGAAAATTTAAATGAAGCCGCGGTTGCTGGCCCTATTGTTAGAATTGCCGAAACAGAACAGTATCAAACACACAACCTGGTAAAAAATTTGCCAAGAACCGTTACTGTTTCAGTTTCAAACCTGCCAACTGTTTACGCTACAGCTACAGCTGCTGCCGTGGCCCGCTACAATGCGTTAAACCTTACGCTTAAATTCCAGGTGGTAAGCAGCGGTGGTAATATCGTAATTACCGGCTTTAACCAAGGCCCAAGCGGTGGTTATATCACTTTAGGCTATTCTGGTTTCCCAACCGCAGCGGGTAATCCTTACAACGCTATCGGCATGAACACCAACGCACAGGCATATGGAACTAACCCGAATGTAGGTTATCTTACTTCTGTTATCCAGCATGAAATGGGCCATTGTATAGGTATGCGTCATACAGATTATTTTAACCGTGCTTTCAGCTGCGGTGGTACAGCTGTAAATGAAGGCAATACTTATAACAGCAGCGACCCTCAAAATTATCCTGGCGCTGTTCTTATCCCAGGAACACCTTCTGCTGCTGATGCAGGCTCATGGATGTTAGCTTGCTCAAGCGGTACCGATCGTACCTTTAACGCAAATGATAAAATAGCGTTGAATTACCTGTACTAA
- a CDS encoding M57 family metalloprotease, whose translation MKKQLLLKMGVCIVCASSLLTACTKNNQGADKKASPKTAISADVAQKIKNLGFSADNVRKMGSNYIVEGDIMLTPANLSEANTTSPVLRVAETEQYQTHNLVKNLPRTITVSVSNLPTVYATATANAVARYNALNLTLQFQVVSSGGDMVITGFDEGVDSDGFITLGYSGFPTASGDPYNAIGMNTNADAYGSNPDVGYLTSVIQHEMGHCIGMRHTDYFNRNLSCGVNGGGNEGSTYSSSDPQDYPGAVHIPGTPTKTFDAGSWMLACSSGTDRTFNANDKIALNYLY comes from the coding sequence ATGAAAAAACAACTCTTGCTAAAAATGGGGGTATGCATTGTATGTGCATCTTCATTACTAACTGCTTGTACTAAAAACAACCAAGGCGCCGACAAAAAAGCCTCTCCTAAAACTGCCATCTCTGCCGATGTTGCCCAGAAAATTAAAAACCTGGGTTTTAGTGCAGACAATGTGCGTAAAATGGGTAGCAACTACATTGTAGAAGGTGATATTATGCTCACCCCGGCTAATCTTTCCGAAGCCAATACCACCAGCCCTGTTCTTCGGGTTGCCGAAACAGAGCAGTACCAAACACACAACCTGGTAAAAAACCTGCCAAGAACCATTACCGTTTCAGTTTCTAATTTACCAACCGTTTATGCTACAGCTACAGCTAATGCGGTAGCACGCTACAATGCGCTAAATCTTACACTTCAATTTCAGGTAGTAAGCAGCGGTGGCGATATGGTTATTACCGGTTTTGACGAAGGTGTTGATTCTGATGGTTTTATTACTTTAGGCTATTCAGGCTTCCCGACTGCCTCAGGCGATCCGTATAATGCTATTGGCATGAACACTAATGCCGATGCATATGGAAGTAACCCCGATGTAGGGTACCTTACCTCTGTTATTCAGCACGAAATGGGCCATTGTATAGGTATGCGCCACACAGATTATTTTAACAGAAATCTGAGCTGTGGTGTAAATGGCGGGGGTAATGAAGGTAGTACTTATAGCAGTAGCGATCCTCAGGATTATCCAGGTGCTGTACATATCCCGGGCACCCCTACCAAAACATTTGATGCCGGCTCATGGATGTTAGCCTGCTCAAGTGGCACCGACCGTACATTTAATGCTAATGATAAAATAGCATTAAACTATTTATACTAA
- a CDS encoding response regulator transcription factor, with amino-acid sequence MLSEKINIAIVDDHTLFRQGVSRLLSEFEDIHIVFDAGNGAEMIERIKVNALPQVVIMDITMPVMDGYEATFWLKTHYPDIHVLALSMFEDEKPIIKMLRNGAGGYMLKESKTTDLVNAIKTIAQQGFFINANVTGKLLRAIQSNNLSRDAVMNISANEQRFLELCCLELTYKEIADKMNLSPHTIDNYREALFQRFDIKSRTGLVLFAIKHELIKI; translated from the coding sequence ATGTTAAGTGAAAAAATAAATATTGCTATTGTTGACGATCATACCCTGTTTAGGCAGGGGGTGTCCCGTTTGCTTTCGGAGTTTGAGGATATCCATATTGTGTTTGATGCCGGGAATGGCGCGGAAATGATAGAAAGAATAAAGGTTAACGCGCTCCCTCAGGTGGTTATTATGGATATTACCATGCCGGTGATGGATGGTTATGAAGCAACTTTTTGGCTGAAAACACATTATCCGGATATTCACGTACTGGCTCTCAGTATGTTTGAGGATGAAAAGCCTATTATAAAAATGCTGCGGAACGGTGCCGGTGGTTACATGTTGAAGGAATCGAAAACTACCGACCTGGTGAATGCCATCAAAACCATCGCCCAACAGGGCTTTTTTATCAATGCGAATGTTACCGGTAAATTATTGCGTGCTATTCAAAGCAATAATTTGTCCCGCGATGCGGTGATGAACATCAGCGCTAATGAGCAGCGGTTCCTGGAGCTTTGTTGTTTAGAGCTCACTTATAAAGAAATTGCCGACAAGATGAATTTAAGTCCGCATACCATTGATAATTACCGGGAGGCCTTGTTTCAACGGTTCGATATCAAATCGCGAACAGGTCTGGTTCTTTTTGCGATAAAGCATGAACTGATCAAAATTTGA
- a CDS encoding sensor histidine kinase — MQISTKDVATLIILTSIVFLIAPLFLLIYISWYNRRKKKHAEEKVWLRKTFDSELLKTQMEVQEQTLQTVAYDLHDNIGQILSLTAITLTSIDIDDRPVLSRKIEDAGELIQRSITELRQLSRLLHGEELMKKGLVSAIEFELEWLNKSERYQLSFVNNGFVSVADQRDNETIIFRLFQEIINNAIRHANASVIHVIVAQVEKSLILTITDNGKGFNVAEALKQQGGMGLHNIQKRTAMLNGSAQFDSTPGTGTAVQIIIPYPIYVK, encoded by the coding sequence ATGCAGATATCGACAAAGGACGTTGCAACGCTCATCATACTGACCTCAATAGTCTTTCTGATCGCGCCCCTGTTTTTGCTCATTTACATCAGTTGGTACAACCGGCGTAAAAAGAAACATGCGGAAGAGAAAGTGTGGCTGCGCAAAACTTTTGACAGCGAGCTGTTAAAAACACAAATGGAAGTGCAGGAACAAACGCTGCAGACTGTTGCTTATGATTTGCATGACAATATTGGGCAAATACTGAGTCTTACGGCTATCACGCTCACTTCTATAGATATTGATGACCGGCCAGTGCTTTCCCGTAAAATAGAAGATGCAGGAGAGCTGATTCAACGATCGATCACCGAATTGCGGCAGTTGTCGCGTTTGCTGCATGGCGAGGAATTGATGAAGAAGGGTTTGGTAAGCGCTATAGAATTTGAGTTGGAATGGCTCAATAAATCTGAGCGGTACCAGCTTTCTTTTGTAAATAATGGTTTTGTTTCCGTAGCTGATCAGCGCGATAACGAAACCATTATTTTTCGCCTTTTTCAGGAGATCATCAATAATGCTATTCGGCATGCCAATGCGTCGGTAATTCATGTGATTGTAGCTCAAGTTGAGAAATCTTTGATCTTAACCATTACCGATAATGGTAAAGGCTTTAACGTAGCAGAGGCCTTAAAACAACAAGGCGGAATGGGTTTGCATAATATACAAAAAAGAACAGCCATGTTAAATGGTTCGGCACAATTTGATTCGACCCCGGGAACGGGCACTGCAGTTCAGATCATTATACCTTATCCAATATATGTTAAGTGA
- a CDS encoding C39 family peptidase produces the protein MQAGIQFSAEKNITDRIRDLSLGPQQTDDRLPEGYCFNSPESFVRFTFRPVVKKTMYLLLRYHVITPRNDRNCALNILLNLQWIGQMEIAQNGDENLNMLAIDSGKLQPGSNELLLRMADSRWTVSIQELWISDYMIDKQLQSNWCWAAITASLARFYKKNDFADQTKLVSTILSNGYCCNGKGCGMCNRPWYVGEALDHVGILRNAMPYPVSQEVLIRELACNRPVVVVIKWQQSATGHILVVSGFTRSRQFLTWDSRGPGMRLLSFSDLCTGYEGKSVWVNTFFTGLP, from the coding sequence ATGCAAGCAGGTATTCAATTTTCAGCAGAAAAAAATATTACAGATCGTATCCGGGATTTATCGCTGGGTCCTCAGCAAACTGATGATAGGCTGCCGGAAGGGTATTGTTTTAATTCTCCGGAATCATTTGTTCGTTTTACTTTCCGCCCGGTAGTTAAAAAAACAATGTATTTATTGCTGCGCTACCATGTCATAACCCCAAGAAATGACAGGAACTGTGCTTTGAACATCTTGCTCAACCTGCAATGGATAGGCCAGATGGAGATTGCCCAGAATGGGGATGAAAATTTAAATATGCTGGCTATTGACTCCGGGAAATTACAGCCGGGCAGCAATGAATTATTGCTCAGGATGGCCGATAGCCGTTGGACGGTATCCATACAAGAGTTATGGATAAGTGATTATATGATCGACAAGCAATTGCAAAGCAACTGGTGCTGGGCGGCAATAACGGCCAGTTTGGCCCGCTTTTATAAAAAAAATGATTTCGCAGATCAGACGAAATTGGTTTCCACGATCCTTAGCAATGGATATTGTTGTAATGGTAAAGGATGCGGTATGTGCAATCGCCCCTGGTATGTGGGCGAAGCGCTTGACCACGTTGGTATACTACGAAATGCAATGCCTTATCCCGTTTCGCAGGAAGTGTTGATAAGAGAATTGGCTTGTAACAGGCCGGTGGTTGTTGTTATAAAGTGGCAGCAATCAGCTACCGGCCATATATTGGTTGTGAGTGGTTTTACCCGTAGTCGTCAGTTTTTAACCTGGGATTCGCGCGGGCCGGGTATGCGTTTGCTGTCGTTTAGCGATCTGTGTACCGGGTATGAAGGTAAATCGGTATGGGTAAATACCTTTTTTACAGGTCTGCCATAA
- a CDS encoding histone H1 — MEKFKALQELVAATEKEAAAFYEKGNKAAGTRLRNAMQQLKVAATDIRKEVTEKKNA; from the coding sequence ATGGAAAAGTTTAAAGCATTACAGGAATTAGTAGCCGCTACAGAGAAAGAAGCTGCCGCATTTTATGAAAAAGGAAACAAAGCAGCCGGAACACGTTTAAGAAACGCCATGCAGCAATTGAAAGTTGCAGCTACCGATATCCGCAAAGAAGTAACCGAAAAGAAAAACGCGTAA
- a CDS encoding Crp/Fnr family transcriptional regulator — protein MKKSQNICDSNSCFLHRNCLDEWKPAISAHKTSYKVKKGELIFKEGDPATGIYFVNSGSVKVYKKWDKDKELIVRFAREGSLFGHRGSGDGGYYPISATALQPTVVCYVDTAFFEATLKVNPNFTYKLLTFMTEELKQSERKMRNLAHMPVKGRVAEALISLQNQFGTTADGFINIDLSRQDLASYAGATYETVFRMMNELVNEKLISLSGKSIRLINRAELLKLAQDIVFV, from the coding sequence ATGAAAAAAAGTCAAAATATATGTGATTCAAATAGTTGTTTTTTACATAGAAATTGCCTTGATGAATGGAAGCCAGCAATTTCTGCACATAAAACAAGCTATAAAGTAAAAAAAGGAGAGCTTATTTTTAAAGAAGGCGACCCCGCAACGGGAATTTACTTTGTAAACTCCGGAAGCGTAAAGGTTTATAAAAAATGGGATAAGGACAAAGAGCTAATCGTACGCTTTGCCAGAGAGGGTTCTCTTTTTGGTCACAGAGGTTCTGGTGATGGCGGCTATTACCCTATATCTGCAACAGCCTTGCAACCAACAGTTGTATGTTATGTGGACACAGCCTTTTTTGAAGCCACATTGAAGGTAAATCCCAATTTCACCTACAAGTTGCTGACGTTTATGACAGAAGAATTAAAGCAATCTGAAAGAAAAATGCGCAATCTGGCACACATGCCCGTTAAAGGACGCGTGGCTGAGGCATTAATATCCCTGCAAAACCAGTTTGGCACCACTGCGGATGGTTTTATCAATATCGACCTGAGTCGGCAGGATTTGGCCTCTTATGCCGGTGCTACCTACGAAACCGTGTTCCGGATGATGAATGAATTGGTAAACGAAAAGCTGATCAGCCTGTCGGGTAAAAGCATCCGCCTTATTAACCGTGCTGAGCTTTTGAAACTGGCACAGGATATCGTTTTTGTATAA
- the cobA gene encoding uroporphyrinogen-III C-methyltransferase translates to MSHNIPIPELFILGAGPGDPELITVKGYKILQQADVILYDNLANKALLDIAKPGCEKIYVGKHPYGSYTPQETILEMIKHYAFTKGTVVRLKGGDPFIFGRGFEEIVYAREQGIKTHYIPGITSIQASGFLDIPLTHRAISEGVWIITGTKKDGSLSTDLKLAMQSNATVAIYMGMKQIDAIAETYIAEGRGDTPAAIIQHASLPQQKVARGLVKDLRQMTDSQQLTHPAIIIIGEVAGLSS, encoded by the coding sequence ATGTCACATAATATCCCAATTCCCGAGCTATTTATACTGGGTGCCGGTCCCGGCGATCCGGAGCTGATCACTGTAAAGGGATATAAAATTTTACAACAGGCCGATGTGATACTATATGACAACCTGGCCAATAAAGCTTTATTGGATATAGCCAAACCCGGTTGCGAAAAAATTTATGTAGGCAAACATCCTTACGGTAGCTATACCCCTCAGGAAACCATCCTGGAGATGATCAAACACTATGCTTTTACTAAAGGGACTGTGGTACGCTTAAAAGGCGGCGACCCTTTTATATTTGGCCGTGGGTTTGAAGAAATTGTGTACGCCCGCGAACAAGGTATCAAAACGCATTACATTCCTGGCATTACCAGCATACAGGCTTCTGGCTTTTTAGACATACCATTAACCCACAGAGCCATAAGCGAGGGGGTATGGATTATTACCGGCACCAAAAAAGACGGATCGTTATCAACCGATCTGAAACTGGCCATGCAAAGTAATGCCACCGTGGCTATTTATATGGGAATGAAACAGATTGATGCCATTGCCGAAACCTATATAGCTGAAGGCAGGGGCGATACACCTGCGGCTATTATACAGCACGCCTCGCTGCCCCAGCAAAAAGTAGCCCGGGGCCTGGTTAAGGACCTGCGCCAGATGACAGATTCACAACAACTCACCCATCCCGCAATTATTATTATAGGCGAGGTTGCAGGTTTAAGTAGCTAG
- a CDS encoding metallophosphoesterase family protein, which produces MKRRDVLKKAGILAAAGLVTRANNVVAAEESPKNKLALKIAHITDVHIRPDIDAPQKFKKCLEIIKNEKVDFFLNGGDSIFDASYDSVKRERVTELWNLWDDCLKGLKGYEVHSCIGNHDTWWAAPSKTDEMYGKDYVVKRLGMPNRYYSFSKAGWHFIILDGNNPSIALDDQQFDWLKKELEQLPANQPVLMMSHYPILGVTPFWEGGMHSDYKKLKALFYQHRDKVKVCLSGHNHLLDTASYNGTQYFCNGAMSGFWWGKGDDKSAGDGYYEETPPGYAILELYQDGTVKNTYKPHAF; this is translated from the coding sequence ATGAAAAGAAGAGATGTTTTAAAAAAAGCAGGTATACTGGCAGCAGCGGGTTTAGTAACACGCGCGAATAATGTAGTAGCCGCAGAAGAAAGTCCAAAAAATAAGCTGGCATTAAAAATTGCCCATATAACCGATGTGCATATCCGGCCTGATATTGATGCGCCTCAGAAGTTTAAAAAATGCCTGGAAATTATTAAAAATGAAAAGGTAGACTTCTTTCTGAACGGCGGCGATTCTATTTTTGATGCTTCTTATGATAGCGTAAAACGGGAGAGAGTTACCGAACTATGGAACTTGTGGGATGATTGTCTTAAAGGTTTAAAAGGCTACGAGGTACACAGTTGCATTGGTAATCACGATACCTGGTGGGCGGCTCCCAGCAAAACTGATGAAATGTACGGCAAAGATTATGTAGTAAAACGCCTGGGTATGCCTAACCGCTACTATAGCTTCAGCAAAGCCGGCTGGCATTTTATCATTTTAGATGGTAATAATCCTTCCATTGCGTTAGATGATCAGCAATTTGATTGGCTAAAAAAGGAACTGGAGCAATTGCCTGCAAACCAACCTGTTTTGATGATGTCGCATTATCCCATATTAGGTGTAACACCATTTTGGGAAGGAGGAATGCACTCGGATTATAAAAAATTGAAAGCATTGTTCTATCAGCACCGCGATAAGGTAAAAGTATGTTTAAGCGGGCATAACCACTTGCTGGATACTGCCTCCTACAATGGTACGCAGTATTTTTGCAATGGCGCTATGAGCGGCTTTTGGTGGGGCAAGGGTGATGATAAATCTGCCGGTGATGGTTATTATGAAGAAACGCCTCCGGGTTATGCCATATTGGAGTTGTATCAGGATGGTACTGTTAAAAACACTTACAAGCCACACGCGTTTTAA